The Dokdonella koreensis DS-123 genome has a segment encoding these proteins:
- a CDS encoding rubredoxin produces MSSLALPPSGEPPYRTFMCVVCGFLYHEAEGWPDDGIAPGTRWEDVPETWTCPDCGVTKSDFEMIEVG; encoded by the coding sequence ATGTCCTCGCTCGCACTTCCGCCTTCAGGCGAACCGCCGTATCGCACCTTCATGTGCGTGGTCTGCGGCTTTCTCTACCACGAAGCGGAGGGCTGGCCGGACGACGGCATCGCGCCGGGCACTCGCTGGGAAGACGTGCCCGAGACATGGACCTGCCCCGACTGCGGCGTGACCAAGTCCGATTTCGAGATGATCGAAGTCGGCTGA